A genomic segment from Brevundimonas sp. SORGH_AS_0993 encodes:
- a CDS encoding TMEM175 family protein yields MTNQTTDAVAHKDHGLDRLLLFSDGVFAIAITLLAIELHVPEGWDGRWATLWAERWPMFTAFALSFAIIGVFWNTHRRVFARMTGFSNGVMIFNMLALAGVVLMPFATTLLYEQPRNGEGAWIYLSLVAAVGVMHAGAYGWAAFAADAIRPRPHRAVSATVVVTHALMPGLACALSFFLMARGVGLLAAATALALALLIAGRVWVGRRFGGTA; encoded by the coding sequence ATGACGAACCAGACGACGGACGCGGTTGCGCACAAGGATCACGGCCTGGACCGTCTGCTGCTGTTCTCGGACGGGGTGTTCGCCATCGCCATCACCCTGCTGGCCATCGAACTGCACGTTCCGGAGGGCTGGGACGGGCGCTGGGCGACGCTGTGGGCCGAGCGGTGGCCGATGTTCACGGCCTTTGCGCTGAGCTTCGCCATCATAGGCGTGTTCTGGAACACGCACCGGCGGGTGTTCGCCCGCATGACCGGCTTCAGCAACGGGGTCATGATCTTCAACATGCTGGCCCTGGCCGGGGTGGTGCTGATGCCGTTCGCCACGACCCTGTTGTACGAGCAGCCGCGCAATGGCGAGGGGGCGTGGATCTATCTGAGCCTGGTCGCGGCGGTCGGCGTGATGCACGCCGGCGCCTATGGCTGGGCCGCCTTTGCAGCCGATGCGATCCGGCCGCGACCGCACCGGGCCGTCAGCGCCACGGTGGTCGTGACCCATGCCCTGATGCCGGGGCTGGCCTGCGCGCTGAGCTTCTTTCTGATGGCGCGGGGCGTGGGGCTGCTGGCGGCCGCGACGGCGCTGGCGCTGGCGCTGCTGATCGCCGGCCGGGTCTGGGTCGGACGCCGCTTTGGCGGAACGGCCTGA
- a CDS encoding GFA family protein: MTTSTGRCLCGGVTFTAAPKGGMHACHCATCRRLSGGVLFSVDCGDSVRVTGEVATFASSEWAVRQFCPACGTGLFWRSNDGAVTMVSAQAFDDPTAFALEDEFCIESKPATYALAGDRPRLTTDELYARFAPSGA, translated from the coding sequence ATGACGACTTCGACCGGCCGATGCCTTTGCGGAGGCGTGACCTTCACCGCCGCGCCCAAGGGCGGGATGCACGCCTGCCATTGCGCCACCTGCCGGCGTCTGTCGGGCGGGGTGCTGTTCAGCGTAGACTGCGGCGACAGCGTGCGGGTCACGGGCGAGGTGGCGACCTTCGCCTCTTCGGAATGGGCCGTGCGGCAGTTCTGTCCGGCTTGCGGAACGGGGCTGTTCTGGCGCTCCAACGACGGGGCCGTCACGATGGTTTCGGCCCAGGCGTTCGACGATCCGACGGCCTTCGCCCTGGAAGACGAGTTCTGTATCGAAAGCAAGCCCGCGACCTATGCCCTGGCCGGGGATCGGCCACGCCTGACCACGGACGAACTGTACGCCCGGTTCGCGCCGTCCGGGGCCTGA
- a CDS encoding acetyl-CoA carboxylase carboxyltransferase subunit alpha codes for MATHYLDFEKPIADLEAKIDELSALSQTTGGFETEIAGLRKKAAQLRKKTYAGLDPWMKTQVARHPQRPHFVDYVAGLFTDWNELHGDRQFGDDQAILGGLARFRGRPVVVMGHEKGHDTTTRLTHNFGMARPEGYRKAVRLMDMAERFGLPVLSFVDTAGAYPGLGAEERGQAEAIARSTERCLTLGVPSIATITGEGGSGGAIAIAAASRVIMLEHSIYSVISPEGAAGILWRDGSRGRDAAMAMKITGPDLIQLKIVDRLIEEPVGGAHADRQAAIANVGDVLADELKRFDGLSPQQIRKQRADRFYAIGALGG; via the coding sequence ATGGCCACGCACTATCTCGACTTCGAAAAGCCGATCGCCGATCTGGAAGCCAAGATCGACGAACTGTCCGCCCTGTCCCAGACGACGGGCGGCTTCGAGACGGAAATCGCCGGCCTGCGCAAGAAGGCCGCCCAGCTTCGCAAGAAGACCTATGCGGGCCTCGACCCCTGGATGAAAACCCAGGTCGCGCGCCATCCGCAGCGGCCCCACTTCGTCGACTATGTCGCGGGCCTGTTCACCGACTGGAACGAACTTCACGGCGACCGCCAGTTCGGCGACGACCAGGCCATCCTGGGCGGCCTGGCCCGTTTTCGGGGCCGGCCCGTGGTCGTCATGGGCCATGAGAAGGGCCACGACACCACCACCCGCCTGACCCACAACTTCGGCATGGCGCGGCCAGAGGGCTATCGCAAGGCCGTGCGCCTGATGGACATGGCCGAGCGGTTCGGCCTGCCGGTGCTCAGCTTCGTGGACACCGCCGGCGCCTACCCGGGCCTGGGCGCCGAGGAACGCGGTCAGGCCGAGGCCATCGCCCGCTCCACCGAGCGCTGCCTGACCCTGGGCGTGCCCTCCATCGCCACCATCACGGGCGAAGGCGGTTCGGGCGGCGCCATCGCCATCGCCGCCGCAAGCCGGGTGATCATGCTGGAGCATTCGATCTATTCGGTGATCTCTCCGGAGGGCGCGGCCGGCATCCTGTGGCGCGACGGCTCGCGCGGTCGGGACGCCGCCATGGCCATGAAGATCACCGGCCCCGATCTTATCCAGCTCAAGATCGTCGATCGCCTGATCGAGGAACCCGTCGGCGGCGCCCACGCCGACCGCCAGGCCGCCATCGCCAATGTCGGCGACGTGCTGGCGGACGAGTTGAAGCGGTTCGACGGTCTGTCTCCCCAGCAGATCAGGAAGCAGCGCGCCGACCGCTTCTACGCCATCGGCGCCCTGGGCGGCTGA
- a CDS encoding shikimate kinase, whose translation MRRRANPGPTRTIALVGLMGVGKSSVGRRLANRLRLPFADGDVEIESAAGMTVSEIFAALGEDEFRAGEARVIRRLLEGPPIVLATGGGAMMNPETRALLKQRADTVWLKADLAVIAERVARRDTRPLLRDKDPLEVLTALAEVRYPIYGEADVVVDVGLGSHGQAVDAIHKSLRRHWRQRRRTETQS comes from the coding sequence ATGAGGCGGCGCGCGAATCCCGGTCCGACCCGCACCATAGCCCTGGTCGGCCTGATGGGCGTGGGCAAATCGTCGGTGGGGCGGCGACTGGCCAATCGGCTGCGGCTGCCGTTCGCCGACGGGGACGTGGAGATCGAATCGGCGGCGGGCATGACGGTGTCCGAAATCTTCGCCGCCCTGGGCGAGGACGAGTTCCGGGCCGGAGAGGCCCGGGTGATCCGGCGCCTGCTGGAGGGGCCGCCCATCGTTCTGGCGACCGGCGGCGGGGCGATGATGAACCCCGAGACCCGCGCCCTGTTGAAGCAACGGGCCGACACGGTCTGGCTGAAAGCCGACCTGGCGGTGATCGCCGAACGGGTGGCGCGGCGCGACACCCGGCCCCTGTTGCGGGACAAGGATCCGCTGGAGGTTCTGACAGCCCTGGCCGAGGTTCGCTATCCCATCTATGGCGAGGCCGACGTGGTCGTTGACGTGGGGCTGGGGTCTCACGGTCAGGCGGTGGACGCCATTCACAAGAGCCTGCGCCGACACTGGCGCCAGAGGCGGCGCACGGAGACCCAGTCATGA
- a CDS encoding MliC family protein: MFKPGLPPSLVLSGAAAVLVLAACGPDPDKAPRTGDEVKERAIEAQTARQRTGAEIQDRTLNRVVHTVYLCDNGERLSVDFDDPRQMATVRNSSGEAVDLYQERAADGIWYRASNVELRGKGVLATWSVEGRQPTQCRAVD; the protein is encoded by the coding sequence TTGTTCAAGCCGGGTCTGCCGCCGTCACTCGTCCTCAGCGGCGCCGCCGCTGTCCTGGTCCTGGCCGCCTGCGGTCCCGATCCCGACAAGGCCCCCCGCACCGGCGACGAGGTCAAGGAACGCGCCATCGAGGCCCAGACCGCCCGCCAGCGCACCGGCGCCGAGATCCAGGACCGCACCCTGAACCGCGTCGTCCACACCGTCTATCTGTGCGACAACGGCGAGCGGCTGTCGGTCGATTTCGACGACCCGCGCCAGATGGCGACGGTTCGCAACTCCTCGGGCGAGGCCGTTGATCTGTATCAGGAACGCGCCGCCGACGGCATCTGGTACCGGGCCTCCAACGTCGAACTGCGCGGCAAGGGCGTCCTGGCCACCTGGTCCGTCGAGGGCCGCCAGCCGACCCAATGCCGGGCTGTGGATTAG
- the aroB gene encoding 3-dehydroquinate synthase has translation MIAIPVSGGGFADYEVVVGRGLLAQAGARVAPLAKGRTVIVSDETVAALHGPALTASLRAAGVTSQTVTVPAGEGSKSFAQLERVLDRLLEIGLDRKDVVIALGGGVVGDLAGLAAALYMRGIDFVQVPTTLLAQVDSSVGGKTAIDTPRGKNLVGAFHQPRLVLADIDVLATLPERQVRSGWAEVVKHGLICDAAFFDWLAGEGAVGATGDPAALERAVIRSVEIKSAVVGEDEKEAGRRALLNLGHTFGHAVETEVGFDEGALAHGEAVALGCCMAFRYSAAQGLCSAADVARVEAVVAAAGLPTRLEQAGAFAAGRLLALMAGDKKAEGGALTLILAHGIGRAFVAKGVDAAKVRAFLIAEGATG, from the coding sequence ATGATCGCCATTCCTGTCAGCGGCGGCGGCTTCGCCGACTATGAGGTCGTGGTCGGGCGCGGCCTGCTGGCCCAGGCCGGCGCGCGCGTCGCGCCCCTGGCCAAGGGGCGGACGGTGATCGTCAGCGACGAGACGGTGGCCGCCCTGCACGGCCCGGCCCTGACCGCATCGCTGCGCGCGGCGGGCGTGACCAGCCAGACGGTCACGGTCCCGGCGGGAGAGGGGTCCAAGTCCTTTGCCCAGTTGGAGCGGGTGCTGGACCGGTTGCTGGAGATCGGCCTGGACCGCAAGGACGTGGTCATCGCCCTGGGCGGCGGCGTGGTGGGGGATCTGGCCGGTCTGGCGGCGGCGCTCTACATGCGGGGCATCGACTTCGTGCAGGTTCCGACGACCCTCCTGGCCCAGGTGGACTCTTCCGTCGGCGGCAAGACGGCCATCGACACGCCGCGCGGCAAGAACCTGGTCGGCGCCTTTCATCAGCCGCGTCTGGTGCTGGCCGACATCGACGTTCTGGCGACCTTGCCGGAGCGGCAGGTGCGGTCCGGCTGGGCCGAGGTTGTGAAGCACGGGCTGATCTGCGACGCGGCCTTCTTCGACTGGTTGGCGGGCGAGGGCGCCGTGGGAGCGACGGGCGATCCGGCGGCGCTGGAACGGGCGGTGATCCGCTCGGTCGAGATCAAGAGCGCGGTGGTCGGCGAGGACGAGAAGGAGGCGGGGCGGCGCGCCCTGCTGAACCTGGGCCACACCTTCGGCCATGCGGTGGAGACCGAGGTCGGGTTCGACGAGGGGGCGTTGGCGCATGGCGAGGCGGTGGCGCTGGGGTGCTGCATGGCGTTCCGGTATTCGGCAGCCCAGGGTCTGTGTTCGGCCGCTGATGTGGCGCGGGTCGAGGCGGTCGTCGCGGCGGCGGGCCTGCCGACACGGCTGGAGCAGGCGGGAGCATTCGCCGCCGGCCGGCTGCTGGCCCTGATGGCGGGGGACAAGAAGGCCGAGGGCGGGGCGCTGACCCTGATCCTGGCGCACGGAATCGGCCGGGCCTTCGTCGCCAAGGGCGTGGATGCGGCCAAGGTCCGGGCCTTCCTGATCGCCGAAGGGGCGACGGGGTGA
- a CDS encoding type II toxin-antitoxin system HicA family toxin has protein sequence MPKDFYPGLTAFLFAAGWRRVVNAKGSHEKRRHSDQPQAVIVPRSKSRHTANSVLKQAGLPKAF, from the coding sequence ATGCCCAAGGACTTCTACCCTGGACTCACCGCCTTCCTCTTCGCCGCTGGCTGGCGTCGCGTCGTGAACGCCAAGGGCAGCCACGAGAAACGGAGACATTCCGACCAACCGCAGGCCGTCATCGTGCCGCGCTCCAAGAGCCGCCACACTGCCAATAGCGTTCTCAAACAAGCTGGCTTGCCGAAGGCTTTCTGA
- a CDS encoding GNAT family N-acetyltransferase, which produces MRIACAPLEDRFVRLEPFDEGLKAEVRAALDCDPDAWDIMVAPAYGAHFDGWWDAALAAMRAGTRIAYAVRRRSDGAVVGTTSLYEIHPAYRRCEIGSTFYRPEARGGPINPACKRLLLGHAFEAGAVRVEIITDAVNAQSQAAILKLGAKAEGVLRKHKTTWTGRARDTAMFAIIDDDWPEVREGLDRRLAAFA; this is translated from the coding sequence ATGCGGATCGCCTGCGCGCCGCTGGAGGATCGGTTCGTCCGGCTGGAGCCGTTCGACGAGGGGCTGAAAGCCGAGGTGCGGGCGGCGCTGGATTGCGACCCCGACGCCTGGGACATCATGGTCGCGCCGGCCTATGGCGCGCATTTCGACGGCTGGTGGGACGCGGCGCTGGCGGCGATGCGGGCGGGGACGCGGATCGCCTATGCGGTGCGCCGACGATCTGACGGGGCGGTGGTCGGCACGACCAGCCTGTATGAAATCCACCCCGCCTATCGCCGCTGCGAGATCGGCTCCACCTTCTATCGGCCTGAGGCGCGGGGCGGGCCGATCAATCCGGCCTGTAAGCGGCTGTTGCTCGGTCACGCCTTTGAGGCCGGCGCTGTGCGGGTCGAGATCATCACCGACGCCGTCAACGCCCAGAGCCAGGCCGCGATCCTGAAGCTGGGCGCCAAGGCCGAAGGCGTGCTGAGAAAGCACAAGACCACCTGGACCGGCCGAGCGCGCGACACGGCGATGTTCGCCATCATAGACGACGACTGGCCCGAGGTGCGCGAGGGGCTGGATCGGCGGCTGGCGGCGTTCGCCTAA
- the tadA gene encoding tRNA adenosine(34) deaminase TadA, giving the protein MRMALDQAQAAADAGEVPVGAILVDPATNAVISTGANGPIGAHDPTAHAEIVAMRRAAQALDNYRLTGLTLYVTLEPCAMCAGAVSHARIGRVVWAADDPKGGAVLHGPRLFEQPTCHWRPATDSGLLAEEASALLRTFFRQRRGTAAGGAR; this is encoded by the coding sequence ATGCGCATGGCGCTGGACCAAGCGCAAGCGGCGGCGGACGCAGGAGAGGTGCCGGTGGGCGCAATTCTGGTCGATCCCGCGACGAATGCGGTGATTTCGACCGGGGCGAACGGGCCGATCGGCGCCCACGACCCCACGGCCCATGCCGAAATCGTGGCCATGCGGCGCGCCGCCCAGGCGCTGGACAACTATCGGCTGACCGGCCTGACCCTCTATGTGACGCTGGAGCCCTGCGCCATGTGCGCCGGCGCCGTCAGCCACGCCCGCATCGGTCGCGTCGTCTGGGCCGCCGACGATCCCAAGGGCGGCGCCGTTCTCCACGGCCCCCGCCTGTTCGAACAGCCCACCTGCCACTGGCGCCCGGCGACCGATTCTGGCCTTCTGGCCGAAGAGGCGTCCGCCCTGCTCAGGACCTTCTTCCGGCAACGGAGGGGAACGGCGGCGGGCGGCGCACGTTAG
- a CDS encoding pseudouridine synthase, with product MVRHTNDNDKKPRARQDERTPRPFKSSGPRKSGDGKAPFNAKAPRAGGRDAKPAKADAAPVRSERIAKAMARAGIASRREVERLIGLGKVAVNGRILDTPATLVTRDDVITVDGKPIGAAQATRVWRYHKPAGLLTSHSDPTGRPTVFDALPAGLPRVISVGRLDLATEGLLLLTNDGELSRALELPSTSLVRQYRARARGKITQEQLDALKDGVVVDGVSYGPIEAKLDKAKESKSEDGKAPANLWISVSITEGKNREVRKVLESVGLTVNRLIRLAYGPFRLDVLPVGAVEEVGPRVIRELLADHIRPENLPTGNTVETPAPIPGRRVSTPIVKGRSGSALSDPSRKPSRVRAAETAQAEAVERRERAPKKDGWAKAKPKFEHSKSFKPRERTAPEGERPARADDDRPRRPFKPRDDQFIDDRRKPAGGRQGAKPGFKAGFKTGDKPGPRTGGRDFKPRSDGSRSDGPRSGKPAGPSGTSGRGPGGKPRSPR from the coding sequence ATGGTCCGCCATACGAACGACAACGACAAGAAGCCCCGCGCCCGTCAAGACGAACGGACGCCCCGGCCCTTCAAATCCTCCGGTCCCCGCAAGAGCGGCGACGGGAAGGCCCCATTCAACGCCAAGGCCCCCCGCGCGGGCGGCCGGGACGCCAAGCCGGCCAAGGCCGACGCCGCCCCGGTCCGTAGCGAGCGAATCGCCAAGGCCATGGCTCGCGCCGGCATCGCCTCGCGCCGCGAGGTCGAGCGGCTGATCGGCCTGGGCAAGGTGGCGGTCAACGGCCGGATCCTGGACACGCCCGCGACCCTGGTGACGCGCGACGACGTGATCACCGTGGACGGCAAGCCCATCGGCGCGGCCCAGGCCACACGGGTCTGGCGCTATCACAAGCCCGCCGGCCTGTTGACCAGCCACAGCGATCCGACCGGGCGGCCGACGGTGTTCGACGCCCTGCCGGCCGGTCTGCCGCGCGTGATCTCGGTCGGACGGCTGGACCTTGCGACCGAAGGGTTGCTGCTGCTGACCAACGACGGCGAACTGAGCCGGGCGCTGGAACTGCCCTCGACTTCGCTGGTGCGTCAGTACCGGGCGCGGGCGCGGGGCAAGATCACCCAGGAGCAGCTGGACGCGCTGAAGGACGGCGTGGTCGTGGACGGCGTCTCCTATGGCCCCATCGAGGCCAAGCTGGACAAGGCCAAGGAGTCCAAGTCCGAGGACGGCAAGGCGCCGGCGAACCTGTGGATCTCGGTCTCGATCACCGAGGGCAAGAACCGCGAGGTCAGGAAGGTGCTGGAATCGGTCGGCCTGACGGTCAATCGCCTGATCCGCCTGGCCTATGGGCCGTTCCGCCTGGACGTGCTGCCGGTGGGAGCGGTGGAGGAGGTGGGGCCGCGCGTGATCCGCGAACTGCTGGCCGACCACATCCGGCCCGAGAACCTGCCGACCGGCAATACGGTCGAGACGCCCGCGCCCATTCCCGGCCGTCGGGTCTCGACGCCCATCGTCAAGGGGCGTTCGGGCTCGGCCCTGTCGGACCCGTCGAGGAAGCCCAGCCGCGTCCGCGCCGCCGAGACGGCCCAGGCGGAGGCGGTCGAACGACGCGAGCGGGCGCCCAAGAAGGACGGCTGGGCCAAGGCCAAGCCCAAGTTCGAACACTCGAAGAGCTTCAAGCCGCGCGAACGCACCGCGCCCGAGGGCGAGCGGCCTGCACGGGCGGACGACGACCGGCCCCGGCGCCCCTTCAAGCCCCGCGACGACCAGTTCATCGACGACCGCAGGAAGCCCGCCGGCGGGCGGCAGGGGGCCAAGCCGGGCTTCAAGGCGGGCTTCAAGACGGGCGACAAGCCAGGCCCCAGGACCGGCGGCCGCGACTTCAAGCCTCGCAGCGACGGTTCTCGCAGCGATGGGCCCCGCAGCGGCAAGCCCGCCGGCCCATCGGGAACCAGCGGACGCGGCCCAGGCGGCAAGCCCCGTTCGCCGCGCTGA
- a CDS encoding site-specific tyrosine recombinase XerD, protein MTPQIEAFLEMMAVERDASPHTLAAYGRDLADAEASLSGAGGLLGADAAAVEGWFAELSRRGLSAATAARRRSSARQFYRFALAEGWRADDPSRRLDAPKQGRALPKVLSRAEIDALLAASAARDAAAGLRLVALVEMAYASGLRVSELLGLKVDAVRRDPAYLIVRGKGGKERLAPLNPAAREAIKAWLTARDAKFKGKAGRKPQAPESPWMFPSSGRTGHLTPRRFAQLLDQAALTAGIDPARVSPHVLRHAFATHLLEGGADLRVVQTLLGHADIATTQIYTHVATDRLAQVVHQNHPLARDD, encoded by the coding sequence ATGACGCCCCAGATCGAGGCCTTTCTGGAGATGATGGCGGTCGAGCGCGACGCCTCCCCCCACACCCTGGCCGCCTATGGCCGCGACCTGGCGGACGCCGAGGCGTCCCTGTCCGGCGCGGGCGGCCTGCTGGGCGCGGACGCGGCAGCGGTGGAGGGCTGGTTCGCCGAGCTGTCGCGGCGCGGCCTGTCCGCCGCGACGGCCGCGCGCAGGCGCTCGTCCGCCCGCCAGTTCTATCGCTTCGCCCTGGCCGAGGGCTGGCGCGCAGACGACCCGTCGCGCCGTCTGGATGCACCCAAACAGGGCCGCGCCTTGCCCAAGGTCTTGAGCCGCGCCGAGATCGACGCCCTGCTGGCCGCCTCAGCCGCCCGCGACGCCGCCGCCGGCCTGCGTCTGGTCGCTCTGGTGGAGATGGCCTACGCCTCGGGCCTGCGGGTGTCCGAACTGCTGGGCCTGAAGGTCGATGCGGTGCGGCGCGACCCGGCCTATCTGATCGTGCGCGGCAAGGGCGGCAAGGAACGACTGGCCCCCCTGAACCCCGCCGCCCGCGAGGCGATCAAGGCGTGGCTGACCGCCCGGGACGCCAAATTCAAGGGCAAGGCGGGGCGAAAGCCCCAGGCGCCGGAAAGTCCGTGGATGTTCCCCTCCTCGGGCCGCACCGGCCATCTGACGCCCCGCCGCTTCGCCCAACTGCTGGACCAGGCGGCCCTGACGGCGGGCATCGACCCGGCCCGCGTCAGCCCCCACGTCCTGCGCCACGCCTTCGCCACCCACCTGCTGGAAGGGGGCGCCGACCTGCGGGTCGTCCAGACCCTGCTCGGCCACGCCGACATCGCCACGACCCAGATCTACACCCACGTCGCCACCGACCGCCTGGCCCAGGTCGTCCACCAAAACCACCCCTTGGCGCGCGACGACTGA